The genomic stretch CAAGCTAGCCGGGCATCCTCGGCTTGGCCAGCAGTGTAATTCTTTTGTGTCATTTTTCTGTGCCAGTAAGCTTGGGGCCTCTACTGAGAGGTGATCTCCTCCTGAGTTGTGGGGAGAAGGACTGGAGCTGTGCAAGCCACCCACCTCCTGTTTCCCACTGTCCCTCATCTGGGGACACCATGAGTAGGGACTTCCTGCCCTATGCCCACAGGGATGCAGCGTGCTTTGTCTGTGCCTTGTGCCCCCagagaggcagctctgcctctgcagagggTCACCAGGCTGGCAGGCGGATGGGAGTAGGCAGGAAGGGGCTGTGCGGCAGGCCAGAACCTGACAGTGAAGGAGGAGGAATGCCAGCCTCCTTGCTGAGTCTTAAACACAAGTAGGACTCATTTGAGGACGTTGCTTCTGCCAGCATGTCCTCAGGCATGGAGGCATAGCGATGCCAATGCTGCCTGCCATGAGCCAGCCTGGGGGCAGACAAAGGTTAATGAATGAGCTGGTGGGTGAGGATGGGCATGTGCGTGCAGGAGCTCTAGAGATGCTGGCATGTGTGTCTGGTCCTGGTGGCAGTGGGCAGCTGCAGGTTGATGTGGGTGGGCCAGCCaggaagagaagggaggggCTGCATGGGTGCTGcatgccccagctctgccttttcctctcctcttggCACTGGGAAGGTCCCTTACCAGCTGCCCAGAGCTTGTCAGGAGTTTCTGTCAGGGACCTCTGCCCTTCAGTTTGTCAAAATTGGCTTGTTAGAAGAAGgggttgtgtcagctttgtTGTTGGAGGAAATTAGGCTATAAAAAATATTAGAGGGTGGAGGAAAGGGATCCCTTCAAGGCATCCATGGAGTTGTCACTGGGATATAAAGACCCAAACTAGACACCACTGCTGAGTCACAGATGAAGGAGTcccatcacttccatctcttgTTGTATGACTTCCCAAGTGAATGTTCCCACTTGAGGGGGAGCACATACATGCCAGGGACAGTGAAGGGGTCAGTTCCAGGTGGTTtttcagccctgcagaaagcaCTGGACTCGGGCTGGGATCTCAGCAGCTTTTAGTGCACATCAGTTGCAAGAGCACAGGGATCCTGTGGCTTCCATCTCTCCTTGCTGAAAGGGCCCCACATTAGTCCTCAGCTCACTCTGGCTTGCTGGCAGCTTTAAGGAGAGGAGGGATAAGGTGCTTGCAAGAGGGTAAAGCTGCTGACCTTGTGAGCAGTCTGAGCTGCTGCAAACACCCATTGCATGGCGAGTCCTGGGGACTGGACACCCTGTACTGTTTTTCTGACTGAATCCTCACTGCCTTGTACCCtttatttgttatttgtttttatttgttagGATTGCCCTAAGAAGCTGTGCCTCACTTATTTGTTATTGCAGAGGTAATGAGCTATGCTCctcttgtgctgctgggggGTTGCCAGAACCAATGTGAAACCTCCCTCCCCTTATTACTGTAGGGCAGCCCAGGGAGATACTTTGGCAGTGCTTTCTCCAGCCCTGGATGTGGGTGCCAGAGGGAATTCCTGGGACAGAACACAGCGTGTTTCATTGCCATAAGTAGGGCTTAGTCACTGCAGATGCCTCTGTTCTTCTTTTGGACCTTGAGTTGCCACAATATCTTTTGAGGTAAAGGATGTGCTTTGGCTGCACCTTGTATTGTTTCATTCTCTGGGGAGTAATTCCCAGTTTACTCAATCTCTTCTCTATCCCCTGTCTGTCATGCTCTTAGAGTAGAGGAGCCCTGATCTGTGCAGGCAGTTGAGTCCTGCAGCAAGGAATAAAACCCCAAGCATATGAGCATCATGAGGTAAAATGGCAAAATGATCCCATCCTGGGGAGCCACGTGAGTCCTGCAGATGGTGCAGGGAATTGTTTTTGTTGCTCTGAGCAGTTGTTAGGGTGTCGAGTTGGGGATGCAGATCCAATGCTGCTCttgtggaaacagaaaaaacaaagggcCACTGTAATAAATAAGTGGCCAGCAGAAACTTTCCATTTTTTGCTGGGACAGTGCAAGGTCACCTTGGCAAGGAGGAGTAGGAGACTGGGACCTGTGACTGGCCTGGTCACCCAGTGACCAGCCTGTCTGCTTGGTCACCTCCAAACCCTGCAGATGAGGTGTGTGTGACAGTCTGGCACTGCCATCTGCCACTGAGCGTCTCGTCTGTCCCCCCCGCTGGGCATCCTCAGACATCCCTGTGCAGCAGTAGCATCCTTGTCACCTTTCTCCCTCTGGTGCTGCATCTGGGTTCCAGGAAGCAGTTAGTCTGCAGGAAGAATCCTGTTTGCCTTGTTGGGGGCAtatctctgcttttattttaatcctgAGTCTTTTTCCCTCCTGTAGGAGGGGATGAGCTGGGTTTCACTGGCATAGAAACTGCAAGAAATTCAGCAACAGATTCCAGCTACTAtgatgcttttccttctgctgcagtgAGTTTCCTCATGGTCACTTGCTGGTCTCAGCACAGACTTGTCATCAGCACTGGACTTCTGGGGATCCAGGGGTCAGGAGACCGGGAACTTTAAACTGTATGCAAATTTAATCAAGAAATAACCCTTTTTCACTCTGGTGGTTGTACTAAATGTCACAAGTCATCTAAGTTTAGACTGTCACCAGCTTGCTCCTATATATAactgcacagagctcctgacTGCATCCTGCCAGCAGAGGTTATGCTGGGGGGTCTACAGGAAGATGAGTGCCACGGACAGAGCCTAAACATGGTCCCCCTTTGCTGTCAGTACCATCAGTGGCAGTCAGGCAGCATTGCTTGGCAGTGTTACCCTTAGCTTTGCTGGCTGCTTGGTGTGTGCCAGCAGATGGGAGCTGGTTTGGTCCCATGAGTGGGGCTGCAAGCTGAGGACCCTGGAGGTCCCAGCGCTTGTCAGCTGCATCTTTGGTATCACTGCTGAAGTGCCTGCCCAGCCACATGCTGGCTGTGCTGAGTGATTGACCTTGGCTTTGGAGTTGTCTCATCTTCAAGAATTCCTGGCTTTTGCTGTTGCCTTCTCAAGGCAGGGTGAAGTACGAATTCATTACTTAATCCTCTCAGCATGGATAAACAGGGGCTTCTCTGCCTCATTTATGCGTCATCTGACCCTTCCTGGAGGTAGGACCACCCTCACACTGGTCTTTTTCCACAAAAACAATGATGGCCCTTGTATGTAGAAATGCATCCTAGACCTCCAACTCCTCCATGCACTCTAGACGCCTTCCTGTCCCGAGCTCAGAAGTCACACAAAAACCTTGTGAAGTCCCACACAGTGGGATAAAGCCAGGGCTGtaggcagcagctgggaaggggattTCTTTGGTTATTTGTTTTCATCCTGCCTGGTGCAAAGGTCTCCTCGGGGGTTGGGCAAGAGGCTCTCTGTGCAAAAGCAAGCCCTACTCATGTCATGGAGACCTGACAGTTTGGTACCCCTTCCCTTGCAGAACGGGAGTCCCGGGAGCATGAGGAGCCGACTACGTCGGAGATGACGGAGGAGACCTACTCGCCCAAGGCCTACCGGCCCAAGCATGGGCGCCTCTCTGAGCTCAAGGCTGAAGCCCTGAAGAAGGACCGCCGGAAGAAGCTGACCCTGGCCAAGTTCGTGGGCATGGCCGAGAACACAGCTCACCCTCGTGTCGTCATCCCCGAGCTCCGGCAGGAGTTTGAGCTGGTGGGTGCCTTCACCTTCCCTCCATGGGACTCCCATGGGAAGGTGACTGTGGGAGGGCATTTACCCCAGGGAAATGGGTACTAgtgggggggacctgggggctTTTGCAGCTGGGAGGTTCTGTGAGGTGCTTTCCTTCTCACATTTGATctccctgtgtgcagggccCGTGCCGCAGGCATATGGAGGcgtccctgcaggagctgaaggGTAGCCAGCGTATGGTGCCCCGCGCTGTCCACCTCCCCAACTGCGACCGCAAGGGCTTCTACAAGAGGAAGCAGGTAAGATGTTCCCCATCCAGGAAggcttttctctgctgctgccctccgtgggaaggatggaggtttttcctctgctgggtTGGTTGGGATGTTGCTGAAAGCATCTCCAGACACATTTGGTGGTGGGTGGCCTTGCTGATGGCTCCAAGTGCCATCTGGCCTGAAGCAAGCATCCTGAAGGAGCTggtgagggagggagaaaattcAGAGAACCCTGGGCTGGGgtagcagcagggatggggatgtgcTAAAAGCAGACAGCAGGAGCCAGATCCTACCCAGGGGATTGCATCACTGGTGTGAAAGAGGCGAGGCCTGATCCCAAGGGAGGAAGCCACAGTGTTTGGGGGCCAACTCCTAATCTCTGCCCTTGGGTGTCTCCCCAGTGCAAGCCCTCCCGAGGTCGGAAGCGTGGGTTGTGTTGGTGTGTGGACAAGTACGGCATGAAGCTGCCGGGGACTGACTTCCTGAGCGGAGACCTGCAGTGCCACGCATTCGACAGCAGCAATGTGGAGTGAAGCCGCATCCCCTCCCTCCGCCCCATCACTATCTACCCAGACTCCCTTCCACCCTCCCCTCTGCACCTCCCTGCGCCCCGGGACTCCAATTCCTTTCATCTCATGTAAGacgaaaaaagaaaggaaaagaaaaaagagaaaggaaggaaaatgaaaaaaaaccagaaagggaaagaaagaaagaaggtaagtaaggaaaggaaaagtaaaaagagagaaagaaagaaaaaagagaaaagaaaaaagaaaattaaaaaagagaagaaaagagaaaagaagagaaaaggaaaaagagaagagaaaaggaaaaaaagagaagagagaaaaataaactctgAAGAAACTGAGGACTCGGAATCTACAACAGCCTTTTGACAACAAGGACTCAGCAAGGAAAGGATAGAGCCAGAGACAAACCAGCCATGGCCACTCTGCCAACCTGCACCTCTCCCCAACGCTGCCTGCACCCCTCTGCCACAAGCAGAGGTCACCCTGATGTAGGAAGCTCTCCAAGTTGGTGATTTTCCAAGTATGGGTTTTGGgcaggttctttttttttttttttttttttggtgttagCTAGTTGATTTCTGAAGGGTCTTGAGAGAAAATCTTGTGGCCACCAGCGTTCCCCTTGCAGTCCTCCAGTGTCCTCCCCATATTGCTGGGACTCACTTGAGTTGATTGGATTTCCATCTCAAATGACTGCCCCTATTCCAGGCAGATTTCAGCAAGGGAGGAGGCATGACACTGTTGGCTTTGTGTCTGGAGATGAGCTGAGGAGGGAAACACAGATCCTGCAATGGcacaaaaacccccagaaaatATCTGTGGACTTCCAAAAAAAATCATCCCAAAAGGAAATACAGTCCTCCCTGTCCAGTTCATCTTGAATGGAAGGTCAGAAATCTTCGTGGACAAGCAGGACTCTGACCTTTGTCCATCCAGGTGTGAAAGTGTATGCATATGTGTGTGCATTGATGTGGCTTTCCCTCCTTGCAACACTTCACCTTGAAATCCGGAGGTTTCAATGTAATATGCAATTGGGGGATATGCTGCCCCTCCCAAAAACAAATAATAACCTGCTGGGTTAAGCACAGAAGCAGAGTTATGGAGGAGCATCGGTGCCTGTGGAATCAGGGCCTCATCAACACTGAGGGGGTGCATCACTGTTCAGACTGAAGTATCCCTACATGGGGCAGGGGAATCAGGGCCAAAACTCTTCACCACCCTTTGCTACCACAAAGACGACCAActatggagattttttttttttttcacagccaAAAATGTGGTTtgctccaggggaaaaaaaaaaacccaaacctccaCTTTGTTTCATCGTGGTTTTTTGTTAAGGCTGGTTTATAGCTTTCCCCGTGGGTAGGAAAATGCCagtctccatccttttgcattgaGGATACTGCTTATGTTGCCACGGCTGATTCCCACCCTGCAGGAAGATCCTGTGATGGGCCCTTGCCTTTAACCTGGGACCCGGCTCCTTGCTGAGTGACAGCAGCCACCGCACCATGGAGACCCACTGCCTTGGGCAtgctgggacagccctgggctgaCTTCCTGACtcatttgttgtttttaatgtttgcaTTTGATTTTGGGACTCTTGCCTCTTGCTTATCCATGACAAGGGTCTCCACGATGTTGGTGCTGGGAGGAGATCCTgcagcaaagggaaggaaagaaaggaaagggagcTGTGGAGtctgggtgctgctgtggggaaacACACCCACTGGGAACCACATCCTACTGCCacggctggagctggcagccagcactggccaAAGGACACAGCTGATCTCAGGG from Corvus hawaiiensis isolate bCorHaw1 chromosome 7, bCorHaw1.pri.cur, whole genome shotgun sequence encodes the following:
- the IGFBP5 gene encoding insulin-like growth factor-binding protein 5 encodes the protein MLLRLLVLLGACPGLSRCLGSFVQCEPCDAKALSLCPPPPLGCELVKEPGCGCCLTCALPAGQPCGVYTERCARGLRCLPRQGEEKPLHALLHGTAVCLSEKSYREQAKAERESREHEEPTTSEMTEETYSPKAYRPKHGRLSELKAEALKKDRRKKLTLAKFVGMAENTAHPRVVIPELRQEFELGPCRRHMEASLQELKGSQRMVPRAVHLPNCDRKGFYKRKQCKPSRGRKRGLCWCVDKYGMKLPGTDFLSGDLQCHAFDSSNVE